A window of Aptenodytes patagonicus chromosome 1, bAptPat1.pri.cur, whole genome shotgun sequence genomic DNA:
TTCAACAAAACTAAGCTCGAGCTTGAAGAGGTTTATGGAAAGTCACAAAAGCTATCAAGGTGTAACACAGATTAACTTTACCTCTCTAACCTATTGCATTATGCCACGGGCCCACAGAACAAGCAATATCTTCAATTCCAAACAAGCACGCCCTTAAATGTGGATTTAGAAATCCTCACACAGATAAATTCTGCAGTTCATTGGACTTCTCCTTGTCAGAGTTACTACAAGATGCaagcatttcttctttgttatttAGCGTCAGTGTTCAAGCAGCATAAAAATTCTGCGGGATCCCTTTCACACCCAGGCCtgttatctgtttaaaaaaataaaaaataaaagaaaggaaaaagataaatcTCCAACTGAGTGCAACATTCAAATGTTGTACAATAAATATAGCAACCTACCCCTACTTCAAGAGGAGCCCAAAAAGAGTCATTATATGGAGTTCTTTAGAACTCTTTAAGATTAAGATCTTTAAGATTTTCAAGCACCCCTCCATAATTTTGCTGATTTACACATTATCTGTGGCCCTTACATGTGGTCCTTATCTCTGCATTAACCAAACGAGTCATAGGAACTTTTAATGCGCTTTGCCCATGCAAGACAAATGTGAGTTTGGAAAATACCAATTCCCTTCTAGAACTGAAGAAGTGAGGAAGAGAGATAAAAAAGCCAAGGCTCAAAATTATCTTTTGGTATTTAACTCTCCTGTGGGCTCCTAAACTCCGCTGCTTGAGAAATCTATCAGTTCTCGGCCATGGGAAATCTGTTCCAAGCACTGCTTTCAACTGGAAGGTCCCAGATCCCAGATTagatccccatccctcctggAGCATGTCTTCATCCTATTGCCAAACTGATAATATAGTTTGGTTTATTCCATTTCCCCTCATTTACAACCCTTCCCTTTCATGCTATGGTCAACTTTCAGAGAATGATGGCAATTGCTGTTTcagaactgcattttattttcctgatgtaGTTTTTACTAATGGACtgaaaaaatgaagagagaaacaAATTTTGGACTCAAGAGCCCTGGACAAAAATGTGGATTATTAGTTACTCAAAACATAGCACCCACTtttaacagactgaaaaaaaaacccgaaagTTTTGGGATTGGGATGCAAAGCTTTGCCCTGGTGAATTTAAGCATTTAATTTCTAAAGGAGCAATCTGTGTTGTAAATATTTAGATGCCCCAATACAATTAAAAACCGAGAATTAAGAGAGTGACATTTCCAAAACTGTTGAAAGATAGAGGAGCAAGACCCAATTCCTTACAGTGTGTTACAGAATATGCTATACAGGGCAGACCCAGATCCACCAGCTGCCTTCGGATCCCGGACAGGTACCGACTTTGGCTAACCAACATATCAACACTATTACTATAAATTTCTCCACATCTTCCTTCCAAATGCATGAGCAGCTGTGCAAAAGCAGCTGTGCCTGGCCGGGGGACGAGCAATGTATCTGGACCAGCACATCAGGCGACTGGGATGAGCAAGGGCAGCCGGGGGGGCACCTCACTCTCCAAGCGCAAGGCTTGGCAGGTCTGACGTATAGAAAGACATAAAATCTGCTCACCTTGAAAATCTCTCCTGCATGAGGTTCCCTGGCTAAGGTGGTCTTATCCAGTCCATCATATGCAGAAGTCACGTACATTTCTGAGTAGTCTTTTCCACCAAAGCAACAAGAGGTGATCCTCGGAGTAGGCAGCCTCACAGTTTGGattctttttcctggaaaaaatatgTGATTGTTTCCTAATGTCCATTTTCTAGGAAGCATGTAAATATGAATGTACTATTAGTGCCCATGGTGCAGCTGTGGCATTTACTCAGAAGGCATCTCCCCTTCAGACAGGCCATATCCTAAAGGACAGTTTGTCCTTTCATCTGCCTCACCCCTAACTATTTTTCAGCCTCTTCCCTACATCTGCGAggcttcatttccttttctcagaATGAAACAATAAAGTCTTTGAAGCCAGGAAGAGCAGAGACAACTGGGTCTGGGATGGCTGTCATTCCCTAACAGTGTTTCCCAGTTAAACATTTCAACgctgagaattttttcttttttaattgtaggTTTATAATGTTTCGCACAATAGATATgcagtgactttctttttttaaaggggcgTTATTAAGAAGTGGGTGTGCTGCATCAGCAGACCGTGGGAGCAGGGGTACTCGATGTTGGGAGGCAGCACGGGGAGCAGCGCTCTCCACGTCATCGGGGCCTGGACCAGCGACACTCATGGCAACCCCTGGGGCAGAGATGGGCAATAAACGACACTTTCTTATCTCACCTTCAAACCATTCCTCCTGGCTGCCTTTCCTCTCGTGTTTGTGGCACGTAGGTGACACTCAATATGCACGTGCTGGTGGAGGCCTTACCTGTCTCTGGGTCTATACGAATTACTCTCCCGCCATCAATACAGGCCACCCAGAGCTTCCCTTCTGCATCAATGCACATCCCGTCGGGCATTTGCTCCTCCTTTTCTAGATGGTACAAAAGTTtggggcaggctgcagggagagTTACGAAGCCGGTGTTACATGGGCTGGTACCAGCTCGGTGTCAGATCCCAGTCTAACGTCTTCCACGCTCTTGGAAACAGGTAAGTTCATTTTCTGTGACAAAGATGTGCTGCAAAATTTATATCACATATGCACTTAGCAGATGTGTTAAAAGCCTAACTTAGCCTGGCAGAAGCAAGCCCCCAGTAGAGCCATTGCGATTTGGGATTGTACTGAATTAGGGCTCCTATTATTTTACCAAGGAAGAGAACAAAATGCCTCTGTCCCTCTTGTTAACCCACTAGATGACCATGACTGCCACAAGCGCAGTAACTTTTCCTGGACTTTCATTGCTCATGGCAGCCTGGACATCTTTTTATGAGCAATACATCATGTAAGTAATGACTTGAATTTGAATGTTGGTAATAAACAATCTTTCACGGGTAAAGATCAAGAACTTTACTTATTTTCATGGCCAATCAAGCTACCAGTTTTGATTAAGCCTGGACACCAACTGCTCGTGGTCTAGGCTGCAGCGCGGACAGGTCGGTGGGCACATGCACAGACCATGGAGCGGTGCCCACAGGCAGCAGTCTGCCTGCTCTGACCCAGCACCTTACGGCCATTACACCACCCAAAAATAGTCACCAGCATAAAGCCAAGGCCAGGAAACTCAAACTCATTATGTTTTTGCATTTGGGGGAGAAAAAGTAGCATTAAATCTTCTGTAGCAATCTTACCTCCTAAAATCTGTAGAAATAGATTTTCTCAGCAAAATGAAATCTGAGTAACTGTAATTATTTGTACAATTTTCACCCATGATTACACAAAGTCCACACTGATCAGAGTACAAAGGCAGTTCAGCCACTTAAATTCCCATGGAGTATAACGGGTTGATacagcacaaaaatatttcagagttttGAAATGAGGTTACATCCATTTTGCTTGCActtaaatttcctttttgcagatattataataaaaaatgtttgtctAGGAAATGAATTTAAGTGAAATTTGCCAAACATCTGAAGgcaattttaatttcagaattggGAAACTTCGGTCATAATGATAACTTGATTCTTTAAAGACATTTCTGTGATATACATGCATGCacattctgtatttgtatttatggAGCTAGTACAATCGAAGCATTCCAGTAGATGGCACTCAAGAATAAATAGCATCCTATAAGCTAATTCTCACTCTGCAGTATAAGTGGCTTCTTCCCTGCAACTCCTTGAACAGGTCTAAATATAAGCCAGATGAAAGTAAGTTGAAGGATTGTCAAAAGTTTGTTCACCAAATACACCTGGTTTGTAACTAAACTTGAGAAGAATCACAGTCAGCCTGCTGACAAGCAGGTATGAGATCTGTCAAATAAATCACTGCATATTACACGCCCAGGTCTTGCTGCAGAAAGAGTAATAGCACTACTTGTCACCGAGTTTAGAAAAGCACGTGTACCGATCTTTCCAGCGTGCACATCATAGCTGAAGGCATGCACAGCGTATGCCAGGCTGTCGATGTGAAAGAAGGTCCTGTGGTCCAGGGACCAATCCAGACCATTGGAGATGTCCACCTGGTCTAACTGTTTTATTACCGAATGGTTGGGGAAAAGGGTATAGACAGCGCCTTGCCGCCTCGCTCGGACCCCCAGTGCCGTCTCTTCAGCCATCGTACCTGAAATGGAAATGGGAGCACCGGTTAGAAAGTAGAAGCTTGTTCCTCATGCTTGATCAAAAACCTCCTCTAAGTGTTACTAAGAGGTCCTAGGGAGAAAGGACCTAACCAGGTCCCATCAGATTgatgagaaggaggaaaaggggcAGGTCAggagcagctgcctcctgcagagGTGATCCCGGGCCAACAAGAGGACGAGTTTCTGAGTTGCCATGGGGTTTAAGTCGTAGACACCAAAGACCCAAAGGAGCACCACAACACACCAGGGGCTGAGGTTTTGCTCACAGCAAAAGCCAAGATGCAAAGCAAGCATcctgtgctttttttgttgttgctctttGTAGGCTACTTTTATCATTTAAATGGGCTGTGACCTTAAAATACAGGTGCTGTAAATCATGGTTATCTCAGAAGCAAGTGGAGAACACCACAGAAGTGAGattttttcttaatgaatttaTGCCTCAGTGTTATGCTCGTTATTTAGTTTCTGATTCTCTCTTCTCCAGAAAGGAGAGAGCTCTGCAGCAACGGGATGGGAGGCACTCGAGGGGGGCATTTACGCCTTCTTTTAACTGTGACAGACTGTCTCTCCTTTTAGAAGACCTCATGAGCTTGTTTTACAATGCTTGGCCAAAACCCCTGTTGAAAGCATTGATCCACCGTGCACAGCTAGGAATGGGTGTGCAAAGtaggtttttctttcttattcttgcCCTTAACTCTAGTGACACGTCAGCCCTCGAGTATAACCATGAGTCAAATGAATTTCCTGATTTTTGGCAAATttgaaataagaagaaaaggcTGGCTGGCAAAACAAATACAGAGCCATTTTCACTCCCATCAGTCACTCTCCACTTCCAGCGTGGACTGCTGTGCTTGGCTCATCATTTATATGGGAGGAGAAAAAACGCAGGGGGATCTTGGCTGAATTGCAACCAGTGGCAAAAGTCCCTCTTGCCTTCAGGAGGCCGAGGATCTCTCCCCATATCCCTGTTTCCCATGGGCTGACTGGGGAAGGCCGTGTGTGAAGGGTACAAGCTGCAGCTCATCTTCTGCTGCATCCTCCTCTACACCTCCAGAAACCTTCCCACCTGCATGAGCCCTTCACCGGCTTTTTACCTCCCGTGTAGGCAGACGTTTGAAAAACACCATCCGCCAAGTAGAAGGGGAGCCTTCCTGCCAGACAGCCCTTGTCAACAGCTTCTGTCCTCACTTAGGTCAGAGGATGTGGGGTCCCTTGTCCTCCTCCATCGGGCAGTAACAGAGAAGAGCGTTCACAAGACAACTCATGCTCTCGATGGTGGTTTTTGTGGGGAACTCAACAGAGGAATTGAGAACACGGAATAAAATGCACTATAGAAAATACACTGTAATTAGTTCCTCTTTGCTCCGGGGGAAATTTCCGCCAGGAACTTACCAGCAAAAAACCTCCCCTTTGGATCCACTTTCCCATCATTGAACCTGTTGTCGGGTTTATCCTGCTCGAGCTCAAGGATGGTGGTGACCGCCTGAGTGTCCCAGTCCAGAAAGGCAAACCTGGTCCCCAGGGCGATGACATAGCCCCCGCACTGCCGCAACGCCACCGAGCCAACGCGGGCATCTGTGGGCGAGAGGGAGTAGGAGATGGCAGGCAGCTCTGGAGCCCTACCCCTCCCCACCTCACTTCGAGCATCTGGG
This region includes:
- the LOC143155939 gene encoding regucalcin-like, translating into MSSSIKIESVVKEKNRMGECPVWEERESALVYVDINSQKVCRWSPLTNEVQSVSVDARVGSVALRQCGGYVIALGTRFAFLDWDTQAVTTILELEQDKPDNRFNDGKVDPKGRFFAGTMAEETALGVRARRQGAVYTLFPNHSVIKQLDQVDISNGLDWSLDHRTFFHIDSLAYAVHAFSYDVHAGKIACPKLLYHLEKEEQMPDGMCIDAEGKLWVACIDGGRVIRIDPETGKRIQTVRLPTPRITSCCFGGKDYSEMYVTSAYDGLDKTTLAREPHAGEIFKITGLGVKGIPQNFYAA